TTCGAGATCCCTGAAAGAGACTTCATCAAATTCTATCATTGATCCTCTCTGCGATAAGGAATGCAACCGCTGATTTTACGCAGTCGCCCGGGATGAAGGGAGCCATTCCGAGTAGGAATGACTCTGTAAGACCCATCGGTGTGGAGATGAAGAGCCATAATGCGCCTGCAAACAAGATGACGAAAGATGCGGCGAAGAAGCATCCCGCCCGGATGAATCTGTTCGGGCATCCATAGAGATATCCGACGATGAGAGCGGCGAATATGAATCCCACCATGTATCCGCCTGTCGGTCCCAGGAGAACTCCCGGTCCCGCTGTGAACTGGTGGAATACCGGGAGGCCGAGAGTCCCGAGGATAATATAGAGGAGCACGGGAATGACGGCTTTCTTTCTCATCACCGCGCCGCAGAGAATAACGAAGAGTGTCTGAAGTGTCAAAGGCACGGGGATCATCGGTATTGTAATGTAGCCCCCTACTGCAAA
Above is a window of Methanolacinia paynteri DNA encoding:
- a CDS encoding biotin transporter BioY, whose amino-acid sequence is MYGDEERTKTITYTGIFIALFAVGGYITIPMIPVPLTLQTLFVILCGAVMRKKAVIPVLLYIILGTLGLPVFHQFTAGPGVLLGPTGGYMVGFIFAALIVGYLYGCPNRFIRAGCFFAASFVILFAGALWLFISTPMGLTESFLLGMAPFIPGDCVKSAVAFLIAERINDRI